One segment of Ascidiaceihabitans donghaensis DNA contains the following:
- a CDS encoding DUF6471 domain-containing protein produces the protein MPDQSDWEAKAANILKAELKRQGVTYAQLAELIGDKEPNVRNKLSRGKFSAAYMIQCMSVIGVSEIRI, from the coding sequence ATGCCAGATCAGAGCGACTGGGAAGCCAAGGCGGCTAACATTTTGAAGGCTGAATTGAAGCGGCAGGGCGTAACCTACGCCCAGCTTGCCGAGTTGATTGGGGATAAAGAGCCAAACGTGCGCAACAAACTATCACGCGGCAAGTTCAGCGCAGCCTACATGATACAGTGCATGTCCGTAATAGGGGTTTCCGAAATTCGTATCTAA
- a CDS encoding IS1595 family transposase: MAQHFLLSAASRTLSLRSIYKAGEAAAHETFCKMRWPETDGEAVCPVCSNQEAYKITTRRKFKCKNCHHQFSVTSGTIFASRKMGFVDLLAAICLIVNASKGMSMVQLSRDIDCQYKTAFVLAHKLREAIAREVQTGEVLEGHVEIDGAYFGGHIRPHNEKAKRVDRRLKKHQTGMRRVVVALRERTGRTLPFVAMTEGEGVALAQENVSRMATMSADEASHWDALHMGYDVDRVNHSEIYSDHGKHTNMVESFFSRLRNMIQGQHHGVSPKYLHQYANHSAWLEDNRRTDNGTMAHIVVSNAMDAPVSRNWKGYWQRAA; the protein is encoded by the coding sequence ATGGCACAGCACTTTCTTCTTTCAGCGGCATCACGCACCCTTAGCCTTCGCAGCATCTACAAAGCTGGCGAAGCGGCGGCGCATGAGACGTTCTGCAAGATGCGCTGGCCTGAGACAGACGGTGAGGCGGTTTGCCCCGTTTGCTCCAACCAGGAGGCGTACAAGATCACCACGCGCCGCAAGTTCAAGTGCAAGAACTGCCACCACCAGTTTAGTGTCACCAGCGGTACAATCTTTGCATCCCGTAAGATGGGCTTCGTAGACCTTTTGGCCGCGATCTGCCTGATCGTGAACGCCTCCAAAGGTATGAGCATGGTGCAGCTTTCCCGCGACATTGATTGCCAATACAAGACAGCTTTTGTGCTGGCCCACAAACTGCGTGAGGCGATTGCACGTGAGGTCCAGACGGGTGAAGTGCTGGAAGGCCATGTCGAGATTGATGGTGCGTATTTTGGCGGTCACATCCGCCCCCACAACGAGAAAGCCAAGCGCGTTGATCGTCGCCTCAAGAAGCACCAGACAGGTATGCGCCGCGTTGTGGTGGCCCTGCGTGAGCGTACAGGCCGCACACTGCCCTTCGTGGCAATGACCGAGGGCGAAGGCGTAGCACTGGCACAAGAGAACGTGTCGCGCATGGCAACCATGTCAGCAGACGAAGCAAGCCACTGGGATGCTTTGCACATGGGCTATGACGTAGACCGCGTGAACCATAGCGAGATTTACAGCGACCACGGCAAGCACACAAACATGGTTGAGTCGTTCTTCTCCCGTCTGCGCAACATGATCCAAGGCCAGCACCACGGCGTGTCCCCCAAGTACCTGCACCAGTATGCCAACCACTCCGCATGGTTGGAAGACAACCGCCGCACCGACAACGGCACCATGGCGCACATCGTTGTGTCTAACGCGATGGACGCGCCCGTGTCGCGGAACTGGAAAGGCTATTGGCAGCGTGCGGCTTGA
- the yghU gene encoding glutathione-dependent disulfide-bond oxidoreductase, translating into MSDPTYTPPAVWTWDTSSGGKFANINRPIAGPTHDKELPIGKHPLQLHSLATPNGVKVTVLLEELLEAGHKGAEYDAYLVNIGEGDQFGSGFVEINPNSKIPAMMDRSGDTPVRLFESASIMLYLAEKFDAFVPTDPAAKAEVMNWVFWQMGSAPYLGGGFGHFYAYAPEKYEYPINRFTMETKRQLDVLDRQLAETSYIAGEDYTIADMAIWAWYGQLVLGRLYEAAEFLDVKSYKHVMAWAEKIDARPAVTRGRMVNRPFGEPSMQLHERHDASDFETKTQDKIGDE; encoded by the coding sequence ATGAGCGACCCAACATACACCCCCCCCGCAGTCTGGACATGGGACACGTCTTCAGGCGGGAAATTCGCCAATATCAACCGCCCCATCGCAGGGCCCACCCATGACAAGGAACTGCCGATCGGCAAGCACCCCTTGCAGCTGCATTCACTGGCGACGCCAAACGGCGTTAAAGTGACCGTACTTTTGGAAGAGCTTTTGGAAGCGGGCCACAAGGGCGCGGAATATGACGCCTATCTGGTGAACATCGGTGAAGGGGATCAATTCGGGTCCGGTTTTGTCGAAATCAATCCGAATTCCAAAATCCCCGCCATGATGGACCGGTCGGGCGACACACCTGTGCGCTTGTTCGAAAGCGCGTCGATTATGCTATATCTGGCGGAAAAATTTGACGCCTTCGTCCCGACAGATCCAGCAGCCAAAGCCGAAGTCATGAATTGGGTGTTCTGGCAAATGGGCAGCGCCCCGTATTTGGGTGGCGGCTTCGGGCATTTTTATGCCTATGCACCAGAAAAGTATGAATATCCCATCAATCGCTTCACAATGGAAACCAAGCGCCAGCTGGATGTGTTGGACCGGCAACTGGCGGAAACGTCTTATATCGCAGGCGAAGACTATACGATCGCGGATATGGCGATTTGGGCCTGGTACGGCCAGTTGGTGCTGGGACGTCTTTATGAGGCCGCTGAATTCCTGGACGTGAAAAGCTACAAACACGTCATGGCTTGGGCCGAAAAAATCGATGCACGACCTGCCGTGACGCGCGGACGTATGGTGAACCGTCCGTTTGGAGAGCCGTCCATGCAATTGCATGAACGTCACGACGCGTCAGATTTTGAAACCAAGACCCAAGACAAAATTGGCGACGAATAG
- a CDS encoding sodium-dependent bicarbonate transport family permease, with protein sequence MDMLADVAATIIAQMQKPTLAFLIGGMMLAALGSKLEVPEPVYKFIVLLLLLKVGMGAGISVREADFVELLVPGLLAVAVGVTIVLLGSRTLAGFKGVSNTDGMATAGLFGAVSASTLAAGMSILDGESIYYEGFIAALYPFMDVAALVTAIVLAKMAAARKSASSVQGGVMTMGGDTPINRNAKEDAEIEDGLIKGILTDTLKSSAISALLLGLALGFFARPDSVYASFYEPLFRGLLSVLMLIMGMEAWSRLADLRKVAHAYVIYGLTAPLVHGMIGFGAGLIAHHMTGFSAGGVVLLAIMAASSSDISGPPTMRAALPEANPSAYVGASTGLGTPVAILSIPMFMALADWAIGF encoded by the coding sequence ATGGATATGCTTGCAGACGTTGCCGCCACGATCATCGCTCAGATGCAAAAGCCCACGCTGGCTTTCTTGATTGGGGGGATGATGCTGGCCGCCTTGGGCAGCAAGCTAGAAGTGCCCGAACCCGTTTATAAATTCATTGTATTACTGCTGCTTCTCAAGGTTGGGATGGGTGCGGGTATTTCGGTGCGGGAAGCGGATTTTGTCGAGCTTTTGGTGCCCGGCCTGTTGGCGGTGGCCGTCGGGGTGACGATCGTTTTGTTGGGCAGTCGCACTTTGGCGGGGTTCAAGGGTGTGTCCAACACCGATGGCATGGCGACGGCGGGCTTGTTTGGTGCCGTTTCGGCCTCCACTCTGGCTGCGGGCATGTCTATTTTGGACGGCGAAAGCATCTACTATGAAGGGTTCATTGCCGCCCTCTACCCATTCATGGATGTTGCCGCATTGGTCACGGCCATCGTGCTTGCCAAAATGGCTGCGGCACGGAAATCAGCGTCTTCTGTGCAGGGCGGCGTTATGACAATGGGGGGCGATACGCCCATAAATCGCAACGCCAAAGAAGATGCTGAAATCGAAGATGGCCTAATCAAAGGCATTCTAACCGATACCTTGAAAAGCAGTGCGATCTCCGCGCTTTTGCTGGGCCTGGCCCTTGGGTTTTTTGCACGGCCCGACAGCGTCTACGCCAGCTTTTATGAACCACTTTTCCGGGGGCTACTGTCTGTTTTGATGTTGATCATGGGCATGGAGGCGTGGTCGCGGCTGGCGGATTTGCGCAAGGTGGCCCATGCCTACGTTATCTATGGGCTGACCGCGCCTTTGGTACATGGCATGATCGGCTTCGGTGCCGGATTGATTGCCCATCACATGACGGGCTTTTCAGCGGGCGGTGTGGTGCTTTTGGCTATTATGGCGGCCTCCAGTTCAGATATTTCGGGGCCGCCGACGATGCGCGCGGCATTGCCCGAAGCCAATCCTTCCGCCTATGTGGGGGCATCTACCGGTCTTGGAACGCCTGTCGCCATCCTAAGCATTCCAATGTTCATGGCCTTGGCCGACTGGGCCATCGGGTTCTAG
- a CDS encoding DMT family transporter, with the protein MPNHPQHPQRRIGVILVIVSAVVFSSAGIFTKGVETAAWDIIFWRGVFAASFTLLYLGLRGALRREARAMTRPAYGAALLLASGTAAFIPAFKLSTVANVAIIYAAAPFVAAALAWGLIREAPTKTVMIASTAAFAGVFVILSGSLGSLHIAGDALALWMTCMMAGSMVIYRRFPETPAALPAALSSIILLPIAAILGAPFDVPISDLPVLAAFGLVFAVASVTLSEGARRLPSAETALLSILEMPLAPVLALLILNEHPAIQTLAGGAIILVAIVWSQRKGAASTEGQPNAP; encoded by the coding sequence ATGCCAAATCATCCACAACACCCCCAACGCCGCATCGGCGTTATTCTGGTCATTGTCTCAGCCGTGGTTTTCTCAAGCGCGGGTATCTTCACCAAAGGCGTAGAGACAGCCGCATGGGACATCATCTTCTGGCGCGGGGTCTTTGCAGCAAGTTTCACGTTGCTGTACCTTGGGCTGCGCGGTGCGTTGCGTCGGGAAGCTCGGGCAATGACCCGGCCTGCCTACGGCGCGGCCTTGCTGCTGGCCTCTGGCACAGCGGCCTTCATTCCGGCCTTCAAGCTGAGCACCGTGGCCAATGTCGCCATCATCTACGCCGCTGCCCCTTTTGTCGCCGCCGCATTGGCGTGGGGTCTGATCCGGGAAGCGCCCACAAAAACCGTCATGATCGCAAGTACCGCAGCTTTTGCAGGCGTGTTTGTCATTCTGTCCGGTTCACTTGGATCGTTACACATCGCAGGGGACGCGCTGGCCTTGTGGATGACATGTATGATGGCAGGCAGCATGGTCATCTACCGTCGCTTCCCCGAAACACCAGCCGCGCTGCCTGCGGCTTTGTCTTCCATCATTCTACTGCCCATCGCCGCCATTCTGGGCGCCCCGTTTGACGTCCCTATTTCGGATCTTCCCGTTCTGGCGGCGTTTGGACTGGTGTTTGCAGTTGCATCCGTCACCTTGTCCGAAGGGGCACGACGCCTGCCTTCGGCAGAAACCGCATTGCTTTCGATTTTGGAAATGCCGCTGGCCCCGGTTCTTGCCCTGCTGATCCTAAACGAACACCCCGCCATACAAACGCTTGCAGGCGGGGCGATCATCTTGGTTGCAATTGTCTGGTCGCAACGCAAAGGGGCCGCTTCAACCGAAGGGCAGCCCAATGCCCCCTAG
- a CDS encoding helix-turn-helix transcriptional regulator gives MSKTNRFFEIIQMLRMSSRPVLAQELADALEVSVRTIYRDIATLQARQTPIYGEAGVGYVMRKGYDLPSLNLDMEEAEAVAVGLSMIARTGDAGLWRAAERAARKLHQVAPGTRQLVASSYGVEATPVDLGLVRRAIRDERKLRITYSDVNDHLTERVIWPIAMVYYMDAAMAVGWCELRCGLRHFRMDRMPTCVETEHHFAGQGAALLALWEATQKDETVSTRALRGSGP, from the coding sequence GTGTCAAAAACCAATCGCTTTTTTGAAATCATTCAAATGTTGCGGATGAGCTCCCGGCCGGTGTTGGCGCAGGAATTGGCCGATGCGCTAGAGGTTTCGGTGCGGACGATCTACCGTGATATTGCGACGTTGCAGGCCCGCCAGACCCCGATCTATGGGGAAGCGGGGGTAGGCTATGTCATGCGCAAAGGGTATGATTTGCCAAGTCTCAATCTGGATATGGAAGAAGCCGAAGCTGTGGCTGTGGGCCTCAGTATGATCGCACGGACCGGTGATGCTGGCCTGTGGCGTGCGGCGGAGCGGGCTGCACGTAAATTGCATCAGGTGGCCCCGGGCACGCGCCAGCTTGTGGCGTCGTCCTACGGGGTCGAAGCGACGCCGGTGGATCTGGGGTTGGTGCGCCGCGCCATCCGCGATGAACGCAAGCTGCGCATCACCTATAGTGATGTGAACGACCACCTGACAGAACGTGTGATCTGGCCCATCGCAATGGTCTATTACATGGATGCTGCTATGGCTGTCGGGTGGTGTGAATTGCGCTGTGGTTTGCGGCACTTTCGCATGGACCGCATGCCTACATGCGTTGAAACAGAACACCATTTCGCGGGGCAGGGGGCGGCGTTGCTTGCGCTTTGGGAAGCTACCCAGAAGGATGAAACGGTTTCCACCCGTGCGCTTAGAGGGTCCGGACCCTAG
- a CDS encoding tripartite tricarboxylate transporter permease has translation MSFADSLMAGLGLVASFEAFLALFAGICIGVVGGAIPGLSATMAVALTLPFTFSLQPITGILLLLGVYKGGIFGGSIPAILIKTPGTPASSATILDGYPMAEKGEAGRALGMALWASCTADLVSNLALILFAGWLASFALSFGPPEFFALILFSLTIIAGVSGESLLRGALSAMLGLLLATVGLDLVYGTNRFTFGDPNMMGGLNFIAVLIGLFAIPEIIAMAWNPVAHLGKARALGQSKVSFKDYRRSFKSIIRGSMIGVFLGSIPGIGAAPSAFLSYSEARRKSSNKDKFGTGEIEGVAASEAGNNGVAGATLIPLLALGVPGDVITAIIIGAFMVHGLQPGPMMFLLNADIVYGLFIGLIVSSAFLFVVGSVAIEGFRFVADLPKRILMPAVLVLCIYGVYAVNNNIFDVGVMFVMGWVGYLMMRYSVPAAPFLIAFILGPLLEDNFRQSMLMSGSDPMILLRGPITWFFWGLTVLTIFAIVRALVKSKKV, from the coding sequence ATGAGTTTTGCCGACAGCCTGATGGCAGGGCTTGGCCTTGTCGCATCATTCGAAGCCTTTCTGGCGCTTTTTGCGGGCATCTGCATCGGCGTTGTGGGTGGCGCCATTCCGGGTTTGTCCGCGACGATGGCTGTCGCGTTGACCTTGCCCTTTACGTTTTCCCTTCAACCCATCACCGGCATTTTGTTGCTGTTGGGTGTGTACAAGGGCGGCATTTTCGGGGGATCGATCCCTGCAATCCTGATCAAGACACCGGGCACGCCCGCGTCATCGGCCACAATTCTGGATGGCTATCCCATGGCAGAAAAAGGCGAAGCGGGCCGTGCCTTGGGTATGGCGCTTTGGGCATCCTGCACCGCCGATCTGGTATCAAACCTGGCGTTGATCCTGTTTGCGGGATGGCTGGCATCCTTTGCCCTTAGTTTTGGACCGCCGGAGTTCTTTGCACTCATTCTATTTTCACTGACCATCATCGCGGGTGTATCCGGCGAAAGCCTGTTGCGCGGTGCTTTGTCGGCGATGTTGGGGTTGCTGCTGGCGACTGTGGGCCTTGATCTGGTCTATGGCACGAACCGTTTCACATTTGGCGATCCCAACATGATGGGCGGTTTGAATTTCATCGCCGTGCTGATCGGGTTGTTTGCCATCCCCGAAATCATCGCAATGGCGTGGAACCCTGTCGCGCATTTGGGAAAGGCCCGCGCATTGGGCCAAAGCAAGGTCAGCTTCAAGGACTACCGCCGCAGCTTCAAATCCATAATCCGTGGCAGCATGATCGGGGTATTCCTTGGCTCTATTCCAGGCATCGGCGCCGCCCCGTCCGCGTTTCTGAGCTATTCCGAAGCCCGACGAAAATCATCCAACAAAGACAAGTTTGGCACCGGTGAAATCGAAGGCGTTGCCGCCTCTGAGGCCGGCAACAACGGCGTGGCAGGGGCTACGCTGATCCCGCTGTTGGCGCTTGGCGTGCCCGGTGATGTCATCACGGCCATCATCATCGGCGCCTTTATGGTGCATGGCCTGCAACCCGGGCCCATGATGTTTTTGTTAAACGCGGATATTGTCTATGGGCTGTTCATCGGTTTGATCGTCAGCTCGGCCTTTTTGTTCGTTGTCGGCAGCGTTGCCATCGAAGGGTTTCGCTTTGTGGCAGACCTCCCCAAACGCATCCTCATGCCTGCCGTTTTGGTGCTGTGCATTTACGGCGTGTACGCGGTAAACAACAACATCTTCGATGTGGGGGTGATGTTCGTCATGGGTTGGGTCGGGTATCTGATGATGCGGTACAGCGTCCCTGCAGCGCCTTTCCTGATCGCTTTCATTCTTGGCCCTTTGTTGGAAGACAACTTTCGACAATCCATGTTGATGTCGGGCAGCGATCCCATGATCTTGTTGCGTGGCCCAATCACATGGTTCTTCTGGGGGCTGACCGTACTGACCATCTTTGCGATTGTGCGGGCTTTGGTGAAAAGCAAAAAAGTCTGA
- a CDS encoding tripartite tricarboxylate transporter TctB family protein — protein MSPKVVQLRLGIGACIAALFLGFLAIPTWVSSPSNVSNIVLSPTFWPYVLTGLTGLIGLGLILVGRFASPDVTQDAATETVGASWLRLTALAVIMALTMLALPRLGMVWTTMLVFFVTAILFRTRHPRIALACAILIPLGLYIFFAHVAGVAIPQGNFVRLP, from the coding sequence ATGTCACCAAAAGTCGTTCAGCTTAGGCTGGGGATCGGCGCGTGTATCGCGGCGCTTTTTTTGGGGTTTCTTGCGATCCCGACATGGGTGTCATCGCCCAGCAACGTGTCGAACATTGTGCTGTCTCCGACATTTTGGCCTTATGTTCTGACGGGGCTTACGGGATTGATCGGTTTGGGATTAATCCTTGTGGGGCGCTTCGCCAGCCCTGACGTCACACAGGATGCCGCAACCGAAACCGTTGGCGCGTCATGGCTGCGTTTGACGGCATTGGCGGTCATCATGGCGTTGACCATGTTGGCGCTGCCCCGCCTTGGCATGGTCTGGACCACCATGCTGGTCTTCTTTGTCACGGCGATCCTGTTTCGCACACGGCACCCGCGCATCGCATTGGCCTGCGCAATTTTGATCCCGTTGGGATTGTACATCTTCTTTGCGCATGTCGCCGGTGTGGCCATCCCGCAAGGCAACTTTGTGAGACTGCCATGA
- a CDS encoding Bug family tripartite tricarboxylate transporter substrate binding protein has translation MTFYKLTSALALGAALSATAAAAEYPERAIKMVIPYGAGGATDISARTIAEPLGDAVGQPLIMANVTGAGGATGSVTVQNAKADGYTMLFARVGSHSVNPAMKATLPYTLDDFRFVTVYEINPVACAVTPASGINSMDELIAKVAEGGVSYSSSGVGSLLHLAGAMVLKEFGVDDPLTAATHIPQKGGGAAATAVLNGTATFLCTNSSALAGFVANGQLKPLMVTTPEPVVGFDAPTANDLGKDRLNKLVGWTGIAGPDDLPDDVAANWGEWMAAATQDAKFNETMSARGSVIELMDPEEANAFIQGQYTIFRDLVDELGMRIEG, from the coding sequence ATGACATTTTACAAATTGACATCCGCACTTGCGTTGGGCGCGGCATTGTCCGCGACAGCGGCCGCCGCTGAATACCCCGAACGGGCCATCAAGATGGTGATCCCTTACGGCGCAGGCGGCGCCACAGACATTTCTGCACGCACCATCGCCGAACCTTTGGGCGATGCGGTGGGTCAGCCCCTGATCATGGCCAATGTGACTGGCGCGGGTGGTGCTACCGGATCCGTTACAGTTCAAAATGCCAAAGCCGACGGCTATACGATGTTGTTCGCACGTGTCGGGTCCCATTCGGTGAACCCCGCGATGAAAGCCACACTGCCTTACACGCTAGACGATTTTCGCTTTGTAACGGTCTATGAAATCAACCCTGTCGCATGTGCTGTAACCCCTGCATCAGGCATAAATTCCATGGACGAGCTGATTGCCAAAGTCGCCGAAGGTGGCGTCAGCTACAGTTCTTCCGGTGTCGGGTCGTTGTTGCATTTGGCGGGTGCCATGGTGCTGAAGGAATTTGGCGTGGATGATCCCCTTACGGCCGCAACACATATTCCACAAAAGGGTGGCGGCGCTGCCGCGACAGCTGTTTTGAACGGCACCGCGACGTTTTTATGCACCAACTCTTCCGCTTTGGCGGGCTTTGTGGCCAATGGTCAGCTGAAGCCTTTGATGGTGACAACACCGGAACCCGTTGTGGGTTTTGACGCTCCGACCGCCAATGATCTGGGCAAAGACCGCCTGAACAAGCTGGTTGGTTGGACAGGCATCGCAGGGCCGGATGATTTGCCTGACGATGTCGCCGCGAACTGGGGTGAATGGATGGCCGCAGCCACCCAAGATGCCAAGTTCAACGAAACCATGAGCGCAAGGGGATCAGTCATCGAATTGATGGACCCCGAAGAGGCCAATGCCTTTATTCAAGGCCAATACACAATCTTTCGCGATCTTGTGGACGAATTGGGTATGCGCATCGAAGGCTGA
- a CDS encoding LysR family transcriptional regulator codes for MTIRLLRTLIAIADTRTFTAAAGVVHVTHAAVSQQMQTLEADLGVALFNRSTRTPELTPVAHQIVAKARKLVADYDNLVPSVLGDGGLNGLVTLGVLRTTLTGLTPQAMAILKTNFPDVGLRIRPGLTGTLLADVARGDLDAAIVTKPHLMPDGIQFRDLTEEPMELIAAMEEQGDDPIALLKTRPFIRFNRNAVVGTLIDNWILSKGLRVMETMELDSPEAISSMVRANLGVSIVPSLAVKPLESVPVKRLPLGQDAPTRILGLAYRKDQLKIRLLDELFAILQRVVEKAGS; via the coding sequence ATGACCATTCGCTTGTTGCGCACCTTGATTGCGATTGCCGATACACGCACGTTTACGGCAGCCGCTGGGGTTGTGCATGTGACCCACGCGGCTGTCAGCCAACAAATGCAAACCTTGGAAGCTGACCTGGGCGTCGCCCTTTTCAATCGCAGCACACGCACCCCTGAATTAACTCCGGTGGCGCATCAGATTGTGGCCAAGGCCCGCAAACTGGTTGCGGATTATGACAATCTGGTGCCGTCGGTTTTGGGGGATGGCGGCTTGAACGGGTTGGTGACATTGGGGGTGTTGCGCACCACTTTGACCGGGTTGACGCCACAGGCCATGGCCATTCTGAAAACCAATTTTCCCGATGTCGGATTGCGCATCCGTCCGGGTTTGACAGGTACATTGTTGGCCGATGTCGCACGCGGTGATCTGGACGCGGCCATCGTCACAAAGCCACATTTGATGCCAGACGGCATTCAGTTCCGCGATCTGACAGAAGAACCGATGGAGCTGATCGCCGCTATGGAGGAACAAGGTGATGATCCAATTGCCTTGCTCAAAACCCGTCCCTTTATTCGATTTAACCGCAATGCCGTGGTCGGCACCCTGATCGACAATTGGATTTTGTCCAAAGGGTTACGTGTGATGGAAACTATGGAGTTGGACAGCCCCGAAGCCATCTCAAGTATGGTGCGGGCCAACCTTGGGGTGTCCATCGTACCGAGTCTTGCCGTTAAACCGCTGGAAAGTGTGCCGGTGAAGCGATTGCCGTTGGGGCAGGACGCGCCGACGCGGATATTGGGGCTGGCATATCGCAAGGATCAGTTGAAAATCCGCCTTCTGGACGAACTTTTCGCCATTCTGCAACGCGTTGTCGAAAAGGCGGGATCATGA
- a CDS encoding sulfite exporter TauE/SafE family protein: protein MNFDLLLYLVLGAVAGGFINGLAGTGTALFALGFYLVVLEPITAVAVVAFMAVLAGIQGLWIVRAQIFNEPRRLLRFVVPGLVGVPLGLLLLGLINASLLRIAIATLLIVYGGYFTFRAALPAFSRKTPLLDAAVGFIGGVLGGAASVSGAIPSMWLSLRPWTKSEMRAVLQPYNMATLCTTVTLLAVKGAYDAVAFQALMVTVPCGLIAAQVGIMVFRRLSDIAFRRLLIGLTLLMGIGIMVSEVL from the coding sequence ATGAATTTTGATCTGTTGCTTTATCTTGTACTTGGGGCCGTCGCTGGCGGGTTTATCAACGGTCTAGCAGGCACAGGCACGGCCTTGTTCGCGCTGGGCTTTTATCTGGTTGTGCTAGAGCCAATCACGGCCGTTGCTGTTGTCGCCTTCATGGCTGTGCTTGCCGGGATACAGGGCCTTTGGATCGTGCGGGCGCAGATTTTCAATGAGCCGCGCCGCTTGTTGCGTTTTGTTGTTCCAGGGCTTGTGGGCGTGCCGTTGGGGTTGCTGTTGTTGGGGCTGATCAACGCGAGCTTGCTGCGCATCGCGATTGCCACTTTGCTGATTGTGTATGGTGGATATTTCACTTTTCGGGCCGCTTTGCCCGCGTTCTCACGTAAAACGCCGCTGTTGGATGCAGCTGTGGGGTTTATTGGTGGTGTGTTGGGTGGGGCTGCGTCCGTGTCAGGGGCGATCCCGTCCATGTGGTTATCTTTGCGTCCTTGGACAAAGTCGGAAATGCGGGCCGTTTTGCAGCCCTATAATATGGCCACGCTGTGCACCACAGTCACGCTTTTGGCCGTCAAAGGGGCCTACGATGCGGTCGCGTTTCAAGCGTTGATGGTCACTGTTCCTTGCGGACTGATTGCGGCACAAGTGGGCATCATGGTGTTTCGCAGGCTTAGCGATATCGCGTTCCGGCGGCTTTTGATCGGTCTGACCTTGTTGATGGGGATAGGCATTATGGTCAGCGAAGTGCTTTAG
- a CDS encoding fumarate hydratase C-terminal domain-containing protein — translation MSLREVELSTTPTDAAIADLRLGDIVYLTGLMYTAREGVYMRALEEKANIPMELPSQSAANFHCSPAARINADGSFDMGAVTATASFRFAKWLPEWMAKTGAKLIVGKGGMTSKDYKDYFVPNGAVYLSTVGYGTGALLGRGVENVEAVHWNEELGIAQAMWVIKCNRMGPFIVASDMNGDCLFERENAKIAHNVERVYEGTRPATLKRYGESDDRTDEVI, via the coding sequence ATGAGCTTGCGCGAAGTCGAGTTGTCCACCACCCCCACAGACGCCGCCATCGCGGACCTGCGCCTTGGCGATATCGTGTACCTGACGGGACTGATGTATACTGCGCGCGAAGGGGTCTACATGCGCGCACTTGAGGAAAAAGCCAACATTCCTATGGAATTACCAAGCCAGTCGGCGGCGAACTTTCATTGTTCTCCTGCTGCTCGGATCAACGCGGATGGCAGTTTTGACATGGGGGCGGTCACGGCAACCGCATCTTTCCGTTTTGCCAAATGGTTGCCTGAATGGATGGCCAAAACGGGCGCAAAGCTGATCGTCGGCAAGGGGGGTATGACCTCAAAGGATTACAAGGACTACTTCGTGCCCAATGGTGCTGTTTATCTGTCCACCGTGGGTTACGGTACAGGCGCGTTGTTGGGGCGCGGCGTCGAAAACGTAGAAGCCGTACACTGGAACGAGGAACTGGGCATCGCGCAAGCCATGTGGGTAATAAAATGCAACCGCATGGGGCCGTTTATCGTGGCGTCTGACATGAACGGTGATTGCCTGTTTGAACGCGAAAACGCAAAAATCGCACATAATGTAGAACGGGTCTATGAAGGCACACGCCCTGCAACCCTTAAGCGTTATGGTGAAAGCGACGACCGCACGGATGAGGTGATCTAG